From a region of the Panicum virgatum strain AP13 chromosome 2K, P.virgatum_v5, whole genome shotgun sequence genome:
- the LOC120696132 gene encoding BON1-associated protein 2-like — MARKGCVGTAMPAAAMTLEVTVVSAEGVRVASGRPLCRGAYAVVRTASSSAPTRVDADADCHGFPYWAEAVRVALPAGAPALDVEICRARAGGGRPAAEPVAAARVPVEDFTVGPPGHLHCLSYRLFDSGGRCGARGRNGIVNITVRRLDGAPPAQGKATAPAAGKAVDAAAPSGSGVSCSAAAASLGKPAAPAGAVMGYPVGC, encoded by the coding sequence ATGGCGCGGAAGGGGTGCGTCGGGACGGcaatgccggcggcggcgatgacgcTCGAGGTGACCGTGGTGTCCGCGGAGGGCGTCCGCGTGGCGTCGGGCCGCCCGCTGTGCCGCGGCGCCTACGCCGTGGTCCGCACCGCCTCGTCCTCCGCGCCCACCCgcgtcgacgccgacgccgactgCCACGGCTTCCCGTACTGGGCCGAGGCCGTGCGCGTGGCGCTCCCCGCGGGGGCGCCCGCGCTGGACGTGGAGAtctgccgcgcgcgcgccggcggcgggcgcccgGCTGCCgagcccgtggcggcggcgcgcgtcccCGTCGAGGACTTCACCGTCGGCCCGCCGGGGCACCTGCACTGCCTCAGCTACCGCCTGTTCGACTCCGGGGGGCGCTGCGGGGCGCGCGGCCGCAACGGCATCGTCAACATCACCGTCAGGAGGCTcgacggcgcgccgccggcccaggGGAAGGCAACGGCACCGGCGGCCGGGAAGGCtgtggacgccgccgccccgagcggGAGTGGCGTttcgtgctctgccgccgcagcgAGCCTGGGGAAACCGGCGGCTCCCGCTGGTGCGGTGATGGGGTACCCCGTCGGGTGCTAG
- the LOC120684857 gene encoding heat stress transcription factor B-2c-like isoform X2, with the protein MAEQGGATGEAGGGSEPPALAPAPAPPPAAEAAGQRSLPTPFLTKTYQLVDDPAVDDVISWNEDGSTFVVWRPAEFARDLLPKYFKHNNFSSFVRQLNTYGFRKIVPDRWEFANDCFRRGEKRLLCDIHRRKVAPVPAAPAAALATAAAAAASGAVTVAAAPIPMALPVPLPGSPALSSDEQVLSSNSGSDHPQAAPSGSGGASASGDTGEENERLRRENARLTRELAQMKKLCNNILLLMTKYASSQQLDASAALSSVVNCSGESSEAVPPPPPLPPAILDLMPSCPGLATAAAGLVADADPDQAARLFGVSIGLKRAREDDGDTGEEEEPAGHGGSGAEVKTEEASDPRQHPSGSSKEPSPDQHPWPIYRPTPVHPSMRPSCNGPDQGAGSDQDGSNSRESGCAWPAVFMLDDRGDERSISWMLFR; encoded by the exons ATGGCCGAGCAGGGTGGCGCCACCGGGGaggctggcggcggcagcgagcccCCCGCGCTCGCCCCCgccccggcgccaccgccggccgcggaggcggcggggcagAGGTCGCTGCCGACGCCGTTCCTGACCAAGACGTACCAGCTGGTGGACGACCCGGCGGTGGACGACGTGATCTCGTGGAACGAGGACGGCTCCACGTTCGTGGTGTGGCGGCCGGCCGAGTTCGCGCGCGACCTCCTCCCCAAGTACTTCAAGCACAACAACTTCTCCAGCTTCGTGCGGCAGCTCAACACCTAT GGATTTAGGAAGATCGTGCCCGACCGATGGGAGTTCGCCAACGACTGCTTCCGGCGCGGGGAGAAGCGCCTGCTCTGCGACATACACCGGCGGAAGGTAGCGCCGGTTCCGGCCGCGCCGGCAGCGGCTctggcgaccgccgccgcggcggcggcttccgggGCGGTGAccgtcgcggcggcgccgatcCCCATGGCCCTGCCGGTGCCGCTGCCGGGCTCGCCGGCGCTATCCTCCGACGAGCAGGTGCTCTCCTCCAACTCCGGCTCGGACCACCCGCAGGCGGCGCCGTCCGGCTCCGGGGGCGCGTCCGCGTCGGGCGACACGGGGGAGGAGAacgagcgcctccgccgcgAGAACGCGCGGCTGACCCGCGAGCTCGCGCAGATGAAGAAGCTCTGCAACAACATCCTGCTCCTCATGACCAAGTACGCCTCCTCCCAGCAGCTCGACGCCTCCGCGGCGCTGTCCTCCGTCGTCAACTGCTCCGGCGAGTCCTCGGAGGccgtgcccccgccgccgcccctccccccgGCGATCCTCGATCTCATGCCCTCGTGCCCGGGCCTGGCCACCGCGGCCGCGGGCCTCGTCGCCGACGCGGACCCCGACCAGGCCGCGAGGCTGTTCGGCGTTTCCATCGGGCTGAAGCGGGCGCGGGAGGACGACGGCGAcactggcgaggaggaggagccggcggGCCACGGCGGCTCCGGCGCGGAGGTGAAGACGGAGGAGGCGTCGGATCCGCGTCAGCATCCATCAGGCAGCAGCAAGGAGCCGTCGCCGGACCAGCACCCGTGGCCCATATACCGGCCCACGCCCGTGCACCCCTCGATGCGGCCCTCCTGCAACGGGCCGGACCAGGGCGCCGGGTCCGACCAAGACGGGTCCAACTCCAG GGAGTCAGGGTGCGCGTGGCCTGCTGTATTTATGCTTGATGATCGTGGAGATGAGAGGAGCATTTCCTGGATGTTGTTTCGATGA
- the LOC120684857 gene encoding heat stress transcription factor B-2a-like isoform X1: MAEQGGATGEAGGGSEPPALAPAPAPPPAAEAAGQRSLPTPFLTKTYQLVDDPAVDDVISWNEDGSTFVVWRPAEFARDLLPKYFKHNNFSSFVRQLNTYEDRARPMGVRQRLLPARGEAPALRHTPAEGSAGSGRAGSGSGDRRRGGGFRGGDRRGGADPHGPAGAAAGLAGAILRRAGALLQLRLGPPAGGAVRLRGRVRVGRHGGGERAPPPRERAADPRARADEEALQQHPAPHDQVRLLPAARRLRGAVLRRQLLRRVLGGRAPAAAPPPGDPRSHALVPGPGHRGRGPRRRRGPRPGREAVRRFHRAEAGAGGRRRHWRGGGAGGPRRLRRGGEDGGGVGSASASIRQQQGAVAGPAPVAHIPAHARAPLDAALLQRAGPGRRVRPRRVQLQRSSESMNFSQFLVSSRLELQPSTCTRHGTCGTKEIAALSVGFAPFVVPAALDQGKNGSEAAGL; this comes from the exons ATGGCCGAGCAGGGTGGCGCCACCGGGGaggctggcggcggcagcgagcccCCCGCGCTCGCCCCCgccccggcgccaccgccggccgcggaggcggcggggcagAGGTCGCTGCCGACGCCGTTCCTGACCAAGACGTACCAGCTGGTGGACGACCCGGCGGTGGACGACGTGATCTCGTGGAACGAGGACGGCTCCACGTTCGTGGTGTGGCGGCCGGCCGAGTTCGCGCGCGACCTCCTCCCCAAGTACTTCAAGCACAACAACTTCTCCAGCTTCGTGCGGCAGCTCAACACCTAT GAAGATCGTGCCCGACCGATGGGAGTTCGCCAACGACTGCTTCCGGCGCGGGGAGAAGCGCCTGCTCTGCGACATACACCGGCGGAAGGTAGCGCCGGTTCCGGCCGCGCCGGCAGCGGCTctggcgaccgccgccgcggcggcggcttccgggGCGGTGAccgtcgcggcggcgccgatcCCCATGGCCCTGCCGGTGCCGCTGCCGGGCTCGCCGGCGCTATCCTCCGACGAGCAGGTGCTCTCCTCCAACTCCGGCTCGGACCACCCGCAGGCGGCGCCGTCCGGCTCCGGGGGCGCGTCCGCGTCGGGCGACACGGGGGAGGAGAacgagcgcctccgccgcgAGAACGCGCGGCTGACCCGCGAGCTCGCGCAGATGAAGAAGCTCTGCAACAACATCCTGCTCCTCATGACCAAGTACGCCTCCTCCCAGCAGCTCGACGCCTCCGCGGCGCTGTCCTCCGTCGTCAACTGCTCCGGCGAGTCCTCGGAGGccgtgcccccgccgccgcccctccccccgGCGATCCTCGATCTCATGCCCTCGTGCCCGGGCCTGGCCACCGCGGCCGCGGGCCTCGTCGCCGACGCGGACCCCGACCAGGCCGCGAGGCTGTTCGGCGTTTCCATCGGGCTGAAGCGGGCGCGGGAGGACGACGGCGAcactggcgaggaggaggagccggcggGCCACGGCGGCTCCGGCGCGGAGGTGAAGACGGAGGAGGCGTCGGATCCGCGTCAGCATCCATCAGGCAGCAGCAAGGAGCCGTCGCCGGACCAGCACCCGTGGCCCATATACCGGCCCACGCCCGTGCACCCCTCGATGCGGCCCTCCTGCAACGGGCCGGACCAGGGCGCCGGGTCCGACCAAGACGGGTCCAACTCCAG CGGTCGTCAGAATCCATGAACTTCTCGCAGTTCCTCGTCAGCTCTAGACTAGAGTTGCAGCCATCTACATGTACACGGCATGGAACATGTGGAACCAAAGAAATCGCCGCACTTTCAGTGGGTTTCGCTCCCTTCGTAGTCCCTGCTGCCCTTGATCAAGGCAAAAATGGAAGTGAGGCGGCAGGCTTGTGA
- the LOC120684857 gene encoding heat stress transcription factor B-2c-like isoform X3, giving the protein MAEQGGATGEAGGGSEPPALAPAPAPPPAAEAAGQRSLPTPFLTKTYQLVDDPAVDDVISWNEDGSTFVVWRPAEFARDLLPKYFKHNNFSSFVRQLNTYGFRKIVPDRWEFANDCFRRGEKRLLCDIHRRKVAPVPAAPAAALATAAAAAASGAVTVAAAPIPMALPVPLPGSPALSSDEQVLSSNSGSDHPQAAPSGSGGASASGDTGEENERLRRENARLTRELAQMKKLCNNILLLMTKYASSQQLDASAALSSVVNCSGESSEAVPPPPPLPPAILDLMPSCPGLATAAAGLVADADPDQAARLFGVSIGLKRAREDDGDTGEEEEPAGHGGSGAEVKTEEASDPRQHPSGSSKEPSPDQHPWPIYRPTPVHPSMRPSCNGPDQGAGSDQDGSNSRCFLCIKSAVVRIHELLAVPRQL; this is encoded by the exons ATGGCCGAGCAGGGTGGCGCCACCGGGGaggctggcggcggcagcgagcccCCCGCGCTCGCCCCCgccccggcgccaccgccggccgcggaggcggcggggcagAGGTCGCTGCCGACGCCGTTCCTGACCAAGACGTACCAGCTGGTGGACGACCCGGCGGTGGACGACGTGATCTCGTGGAACGAGGACGGCTCCACGTTCGTGGTGTGGCGGCCGGCCGAGTTCGCGCGCGACCTCCTCCCCAAGTACTTCAAGCACAACAACTTCTCCAGCTTCGTGCGGCAGCTCAACACCTAT GGATTTAGGAAGATCGTGCCCGACCGATGGGAGTTCGCCAACGACTGCTTCCGGCGCGGGGAGAAGCGCCTGCTCTGCGACATACACCGGCGGAAGGTAGCGCCGGTTCCGGCCGCGCCGGCAGCGGCTctggcgaccgccgccgcggcggcggcttccgggGCGGTGAccgtcgcggcggcgccgatcCCCATGGCCCTGCCGGTGCCGCTGCCGGGCTCGCCGGCGCTATCCTCCGACGAGCAGGTGCTCTCCTCCAACTCCGGCTCGGACCACCCGCAGGCGGCGCCGTCCGGCTCCGGGGGCGCGTCCGCGTCGGGCGACACGGGGGAGGAGAacgagcgcctccgccgcgAGAACGCGCGGCTGACCCGCGAGCTCGCGCAGATGAAGAAGCTCTGCAACAACATCCTGCTCCTCATGACCAAGTACGCCTCCTCCCAGCAGCTCGACGCCTCCGCGGCGCTGTCCTCCGTCGTCAACTGCTCCGGCGAGTCCTCGGAGGccgtgcccccgccgccgcccctccccccgGCGATCCTCGATCTCATGCCCTCGTGCCCGGGCCTGGCCACCGCGGCCGCGGGCCTCGTCGCCGACGCGGACCCCGACCAGGCCGCGAGGCTGTTCGGCGTTTCCATCGGGCTGAAGCGGGCGCGGGAGGACGACGGCGAcactggcgaggaggaggagccggcggGCCACGGCGGCTCCGGCGCGGAGGTGAAGACGGAGGAGGCGTCGGATCCGCGTCAGCATCCATCAGGCAGCAGCAAGGAGCCGTCGCCGGACCAGCACCCGTGGCCCATATACCGGCCCACGCCCGTGCACCCCTCGATGCGGCCCTCCTGCAACGGGCCGGACCAGGGCGCCGGGTCCGACCAAGACGGGTCCAACTCCAG ATGCTTTTTGTGTATAAAATCAGCGGTCGTCAGAATCCATGAACTTCTCGCAGTTCCTCGTCAGCTCTAG
- the LOC120684857 gene encoding heat stress transcription factor B-2a-like isoform X4, giving the protein MAEQGGATGEAGGGSEPPALAPAPAPPPAAEAAGQRSLPTPFLTKTYQLVDDPAVDDVISWNEDGSTFVVWRPAEFARDLLPKYFKHNNFSSFVRQLNTYEDRARPMGVRQRLLPARGEAPALRHTPAEGSAGSGRAGSGSGDRRRGGGFRGGDRRGGADPHGPAGAAAGLAGAILRRAGALLQLRLGPPAGGAVRLRGRVRVGRHGGGERAPPPRERAADPRARADEEALQQHPAPHDQVRLLPAARRLRGAVLRRQLLRRVLGGRAPAAAPPPGDPRSHALVPGPGHRGRGPRRRRGPRPGREAVRRFHRAEAGAGGRRRHWRGGGAGGPRRLRRGGEDGGGVGSASASIRQQQGAVAGPAPVAHIPAHARAPLDAALLQRAGPGRRVRPRRVQLQMLFVYKISGRQNP; this is encoded by the exons ATGGCCGAGCAGGGTGGCGCCACCGGGGaggctggcggcggcagcgagcccCCCGCGCTCGCCCCCgccccggcgccaccgccggccgcggaggcggcggggcagAGGTCGCTGCCGACGCCGTTCCTGACCAAGACGTACCAGCTGGTGGACGACCCGGCGGTGGACGACGTGATCTCGTGGAACGAGGACGGCTCCACGTTCGTGGTGTGGCGGCCGGCCGAGTTCGCGCGCGACCTCCTCCCCAAGTACTTCAAGCACAACAACTTCTCCAGCTTCGTGCGGCAGCTCAACACCTAT GAAGATCGTGCCCGACCGATGGGAGTTCGCCAACGACTGCTTCCGGCGCGGGGAGAAGCGCCTGCTCTGCGACATACACCGGCGGAAGGTAGCGCCGGTTCCGGCCGCGCCGGCAGCGGCTctggcgaccgccgccgcggcggcggcttccgggGCGGTGAccgtcgcggcggcgccgatcCCCATGGCCCTGCCGGTGCCGCTGCCGGGCTCGCCGGCGCTATCCTCCGACGAGCAGGTGCTCTCCTCCAACTCCGGCTCGGACCACCCGCAGGCGGCGCCGTCCGGCTCCGGGGGCGCGTCCGCGTCGGGCGACACGGGGGAGGAGAacgagcgcctccgccgcgAGAACGCGCGGCTGACCCGCGAGCTCGCGCAGATGAAGAAGCTCTGCAACAACATCCTGCTCCTCATGACCAAGTACGCCTCCTCCCAGCAGCTCGACGCCTCCGCGGCGCTGTCCTCCGTCGTCAACTGCTCCGGCGAGTCCTCGGAGGccgtgcccccgccgccgcccctccccccgGCGATCCTCGATCTCATGCCCTCGTGCCCGGGCCTGGCCACCGCGGCCGCGGGCCTCGTCGCCGACGCGGACCCCGACCAGGCCGCGAGGCTGTTCGGCGTTTCCATCGGGCTGAAGCGGGCGCGGGAGGACGACGGCGAcactggcgaggaggaggagccggcggGCCACGGCGGCTCCGGCGCGGAGGTGAAGACGGAGGAGGCGTCGGATCCGCGTCAGCATCCATCAGGCAGCAGCAAGGAGCCGTCGCCGGACCAGCACCCGTGGCCCATATACCGGCCCACGCCCGTGCACCCCTCGATGCGGCCCTCCTGCAACGGGCCGGACCAGGGCGCCGGGTCCGACCAAGACGGGTCCAACTCCAG ATGCTTTTTGTGTATAAAATCAGCGGTCGTCAGAATCCATGA
- the LOC120684857 gene encoding heat stress transcription factor B-2c-like isoform X5, which yields MAEQGGATGEAGGGSEPPALAPAPAPPPAAEAAGQRSLPTPFLTKTYQLVDDPAVDDVISWNEDGSTFVVWRPAEFARDLLPKYFKHNNFSSFVRQLNTYGFRKIVPDRWEFANDCFRRGEKRLLCDIHRRKVAPVPAAPAAALATAAAAAASGAVTVAAAPIPMALPVPLPGSPALSSDEQVLSSNSGSDHPQAAPSGSGGASASGDTGEENERLRRENARLTRELAQMKKLCNNILLLMTKYASSQQLDASAALSSVVNCSGESSEAVPPPPPLPPAILDLMPSCPGLATAAAGLVADADPDQAARLFGVSIGLKRAREDDGDTGEEEEPAGHGGSGAEVKTEEASDPRQHPSGSSKEPSPDQHPWPIYRPTPVHPSMRPSCNGPDQGAGSDQDGSNSSGRQNP from the exons ATGGCCGAGCAGGGTGGCGCCACCGGGGaggctggcggcggcagcgagcccCCCGCGCTCGCCCCCgccccggcgccaccgccggccgcggaggcggcggggcagAGGTCGCTGCCGACGCCGTTCCTGACCAAGACGTACCAGCTGGTGGACGACCCGGCGGTGGACGACGTGATCTCGTGGAACGAGGACGGCTCCACGTTCGTGGTGTGGCGGCCGGCCGAGTTCGCGCGCGACCTCCTCCCCAAGTACTTCAAGCACAACAACTTCTCCAGCTTCGTGCGGCAGCTCAACACCTAT GGATTTAGGAAGATCGTGCCCGACCGATGGGAGTTCGCCAACGACTGCTTCCGGCGCGGGGAGAAGCGCCTGCTCTGCGACATACACCGGCGGAAGGTAGCGCCGGTTCCGGCCGCGCCGGCAGCGGCTctggcgaccgccgccgcggcggcggcttccgggGCGGTGAccgtcgcggcggcgccgatcCCCATGGCCCTGCCGGTGCCGCTGCCGGGCTCGCCGGCGCTATCCTCCGACGAGCAGGTGCTCTCCTCCAACTCCGGCTCGGACCACCCGCAGGCGGCGCCGTCCGGCTCCGGGGGCGCGTCCGCGTCGGGCGACACGGGGGAGGAGAacgagcgcctccgccgcgAGAACGCGCGGCTGACCCGCGAGCTCGCGCAGATGAAGAAGCTCTGCAACAACATCCTGCTCCTCATGACCAAGTACGCCTCCTCCCAGCAGCTCGACGCCTCCGCGGCGCTGTCCTCCGTCGTCAACTGCTCCGGCGAGTCCTCGGAGGccgtgcccccgccgccgcccctccccccgGCGATCCTCGATCTCATGCCCTCGTGCCCGGGCCTGGCCACCGCGGCCGCGGGCCTCGTCGCCGACGCGGACCCCGACCAGGCCGCGAGGCTGTTCGGCGTTTCCATCGGGCTGAAGCGGGCGCGGGAGGACGACGGCGAcactggcgaggaggaggagccggcggGCCACGGCGGCTCCGGCGCGGAGGTGAAGACGGAGGAGGCGTCGGATCCGCGTCAGCATCCATCAGGCAGCAGCAAGGAGCCGTCGCCGGACCAGCACCCGTGGCCCATATACCGGCCCACGCCCGTGCACCCCTCGATGCGGCCCTCCTGCAACGGGCCGGACCAGGGCGCCGGGTCCGACCAAGACGGGTCCAACTCCAG CGGTCGTCAGAATCCATGA